A stretch of Prunus dulcis chromosome 6, ALMONDv2, whole genome shotgun sequence DNA encodes these proteins:
- the LOC117629738 gene encoding cation/H(+) antiporter 4-like has product MATGNLTLAPKNITECLDFPANVHSEGILNYNTAAGMPHTLPNLEMQMTGLILGPTFLGKLPMLKQYLFNLQSQEIIGVLSEFGYGLFMFLIGVKMDLGMIMRTGQKALCTGVACVVVPLVVGILVQTQLTSSYFNLTEQEIFKLSFVTASHCLTPFPVVACLLEDLKILNSEIGRLGMSAALVSDICSVFLQFVGTTARMVKQEWSRFTILGIGSSIGYIIVVASILRPAMYWVIRHTPKNRPVKKAYLNIIIVVVLSSGVLSHMYGQSFHFGPFILGLAVPAGPPLGSAIEANLGLFVSDVLLPIFVTTCSMRVDFSWLSYFKTDAFTQINGILIVLVLVTKFLASIVPPLYCNLPFSDALTVALILSCKGIVNLAAYTDFRDNQIINDPSYVLAITSILVTATLVPIAVNFLYDPSRKYAGYQKRNMMHLKPNAELKILACIHRSANMPAVINLLDAACPSKENPIGVYVLHLIELVGRASPIFISHELHKNSVSNVSYSDDILLYFNQFVRENLGAVSLSLFTAISAPKYMYEDICHLALDKLVSLIVLPFHRRWSIDGSVESEDINIRTLNCSVLDRAPCSVGILVDRSHLGRSTSTVSPQSSFSVAIIFLGGKDDREAIAFSKRMAKDSTISLTVIRLVPRTNEAVGSDWDLDTEGLKYFRDDDVDERFVMYLEEAVKDGPQTALLLRSIVDQYDLIIVGRRYNVQSPQTAGLSEWTEFRELGTVGDLLASPDINCRASILVVQQQRMVTK; this is encoded by the exons ATGGCGACGGGCAACCTGACATTAGCCCCCAAGAATATTACTGAGTGTCTTGATTTCCCTGCTAACGTACATTCGGAGGGCATTTTAAACTACAATACAGCTGCTGGGATGCCACATACCCTTCCCAATCTGGAGATGCAGATG ACAGGCCTAATCCTCGGTCCTACATTCCTTGGGAAATTACCAATGTTGAAGCAATACCTTTTTAATCTACAAAGCCAAGAAATAATTGGTGTGCTGAGCGAGTTTGGCTATGGGCTCTTTATGTTTCTCATTGGAGTGAAAATGGATTTGGGAATGATAATGAGGACAGGGCAAAAGGCCTTGTGCACGGGTGTTGCCTGTGTCGTGGTGCCTTTAGTAGTCGGTATTCTTGTCCAAACACAGCTCACCTCTTCTTACTTTAACCTAACTGAACAAGAAATATTCAAGCTTTCATTTGTGACTGCATCACATTGTTTGACTCCGTTTCCGGTTGTTGCTTGCCTTCTTGAGGACCTCAAGATCTTGAATTCGGAGATAGGGAGATTAGGCATGTCTGCAGCATTGGTCAGTGACATTTGTAGTGTGTTCCTGCAATTTGTGGGCACAACAGCTAGAATGGTAAAACAGGAATGGTCAAGATTTACTATATTGGGCATAGGATCAAGCATTGGCTATATCATTGTTGTCGCGTCCATACTCAGACCGGCAATGTACTGGGTGATCAGGCACACCCCTAAAAACAGGCCTGTCAAAAAAGCCTATCTCAATATCATCATCGTCGTTGTGCTTTCATCTGGGGTGCTTTCGCATATGTATGGCCaaagttttcattttggtcCGTTTATACTTGGTTTGGCTGTCCCAGCGGGACCACCATTGGGATCAGCCATTGAAGCCAACCTCGGTTTGTTCGTCTCTGATGTGCTTCTTCCAATATTTGTGACTACATGTTCCATGAGGGTAGACTTTTCGTGGCTTAGTTATTTTAAAACTGACGCATTCACGCAAATCAATGGAATCCTTATCGTCCTCGTTCTTGTGACCAAATTCTTAGCCTCCATTGTTCCTCCGTTGTATTGCAACCTGCCCTTCAGTGATGCATTGACAGTTGCTCTCATTTTGAGTTGCAAAGGCATTGTCAACCTTGCCGCCTATACCGATTTCAGGGACAATCAG ATCATCAATGACCCAAGCTATGTTTTGGCAATTACTAGCATTTTAGTGACTGCAACTCTTGTACCGATCGCAGTGAATTTCCTCTATGATCCTTCAAGGAAATACGCAGGCTACCAGAAAAGAAATATGATGCATTTGAAACCCAATGCTGAGCTCAAAATACTTGCCTGCATTCATAGGTCCGCTAATATGCCTGCAGTCATCAATCTACTTGATGCAGCATGTCCATCTAAAGAGAACCCCATTGGTGTTTATGTTCTTCACCTTATTGAATTAGTTGGCAGGGCCTCCCCTATTTTCATCTCCCACGAATTGCACAAAAACTCTGTCTCCAATGTTTCATACTCAGACGATATCCTTCTTTACTTCAATCAGTTTGTAAGGGAAAATCTAGGGGCTGTTTCTCTAAGCCTCTTCACAGCAATCTCTGCACCAAAATACATGTATGAAGACATATGCCACCTTGCATTGGACAAGCTTGTGTCCCTAATCGTGCTCCCATTTCACCGGAGATGGTCCATTGACGGGTCTGTGGAGTCAGAAGACATCAACATCAGGACCCTAAATTGCAGTGTCCTAGATAGAGCCCCATGCTCTGTTGGAATCCTTGTAGACCGCAGCCATTTAGGCCGATCCACCTCCACTGTATCACCTCAGTCATCCTTCTCGGTGGCAATAATCTTCTTGGGTGGTAAAGATGACAGGGAGGCAATAGcattttccaaaagaatggccaAGGACTCGACGATTAGCCTAACTGTGATCCGGCTTGTTCCCAGGACTAATGAAGCTGTTGGCTCGGATTGGGATCTTGATACAGAGGGGTTGAAGTATTTTAGAGATGATGATGTAGATGAGCGGTTTGTGATGTACTTGGAGGAGGCTGTGAAAGATGGGCCTCAGACAGCTTTATTACTTCGGTCTATTGTGGATCAGTATGACCTAATTATAGTAGGGAGAAGGTATAATGTACAGTCCCCTCAGACGGCAGGGCTTTCAGAATGGACTGAATTTCGAGAGCTGGGGACTGTAGGGGACTTGCTTGCATCTCCAGATATCAATTGTAGAGCTTCTATTCTTGTGGTACAGCAGCAAAGGATGgtgacaaaataa